The DNA window CTACCTGTAGTTACTGAAACTCGCCCACCGTTTTCTTCACCGTTACTGTGCTACAAGCGTAGCCGGGATTATCCGAAATCAACAGCTTAACGATGACCGCGCGTTACCATTAAATAGTTATATAGTTAAATCAATCCGTTTAAACAGGAGCCGCCATGATTCGGCTGATTATCTTATTGCTGGGCGCGCAGGCGCTGCACGGCCAGCGCCGCCTGCTGATGCTGTTCGGCTGGTTGTGGATCTGCGTGGGCGTACTGATGCTGTTTGATGTGTTGCAAGATGGTCGTTCGGTGCTGGCGTTAGATGCCTTGGCCGTCATGCTGGCGCTGGAGGGGCTGGTGGCGATTTCCGCCGCGTTGGTGATTGGCTCTGCCGCCAGCCGACCGGTGCTGCTGAAAGGGCTGAGTTTCTTGTTTATGGCCTTTTTGATACTGGACGTGCCCGCAGACGATAACATCGTCGCCACGCTGGTGTTTGGCAGCGCACTGCTGCTTGACGGTGCGGTACGTATCGCCTCCTCCACGGTGATCCAGCACAGCCGATGGAAACCGGTAGCGCTGGCCGGCAGCGGCGAAATTCTGCTGTCGCTGATGATTTTCGTCGGCTGGCCGGTGCCGCACCGGATGACGGTACCCTTTTGCCTCGGCGTGATGATCCTGCTTTCCGGTTGGGCGCTGTTGCGTATTGCTCGGCGACTGGAAAGCTTTTCGCTGAATCAGAATCAGGATCAGCCCGAACCACAATGGACGCATGATATCACCCCCGCTCAGCGTGTACGTCTGGACGCCAATAGGTTCAGCAAAGGACGCGCGCCGACGTTACATCGTCGACCGCTACATCGCTGCGGTAGACGGCGGCGGTAATATTTCCACCGGTCATGCCGCTCTGGCGCTCGATCCGGATCTGTATATTAGCCACTATCCGCTTAACGATATCAGCCACTCCGCACAGGATTTTCGCCAGTTGCTGCATTCCGGCGAGCAAAACAACGTCGACGGCCGTTTTCTGCCGGGCCTGCAACAAGAGGTGGCGGCCTGGTGCCCACCGGACAAAAAAATCCAGTTTCACCGCTATAACCCCGCGGCGCTGCGCACTTTCTGGCAGCACTATCAGCAGGACACCACCTACAACCTGACCCGTCGCAACTGTTCCACCACGGTGATTCGGGCACTCGACAGCGCGCTGGAGGGCGTTCTGGGCGATAAGCATCTGTGGCGCCGTTTTTCTGTTGCTGGTGCTCGATCCCAACCTGTGGATGCTGGCGGTGCTGCGCAGCCGTGGCGAAAGCATGACCTGGACGCCAGGATTGGTGCTGGACTATGCGCGCATGCTACAGCAGGTCACCGAGCGCCAACATCAGCGTTGGTGGTTAAAACTGCGGGAAGTGTGGCGTATCCTGCGCTTTGGCCGGGCTCAGCCCGGCAGGCAAAAGTTTTAGTCTCGCCGTCAGCGATGATAAAGTGTTGGCCACATTCACCGGCGCCGGCAAGGAGTTAACCGCTAATGGCCTATTCGCAACGCATTGAAACCGCTATTTTTGATATGGATGGTTTATTGATCGATTCAGAACCCCTGTGGTTACAGGCGGAACTGGATATCTTTGGCGCACTGGGGCTGGATTTGTCCGACCGCCACAAGCTACCGGATACCCTGGGTCTGCGCATCGATCTGGTGGTGAAAATGTGGTACCAGGCCATGCCGTGGCAAGGGGTTTCGCAGGAAGAAGTCTCCGCGCGGATCATCGAACGCGCCATAGAACTGGTACGTGAAAAACAGCCGCTGTTGCCGGGCGTGCAGCAGGCGCTGGAGCTGTGCCGCAGTCTGGATCTGAATATCGGCCTGGCCTCAGCTTCGCCGCTACACATGCAACAACAGGTTCTGCAGATGTTTGACCTTGAAGGCTACTTTGACCAATTGGTTTCCGCCGAATATCTGCCTTACAGCAAGCCGCACCCCGAAGTGTATCTGATTGCCGCCGAACGTCTCGGCAGTGATCCACTGCGCTGTATCACTTTGGAAGATTCATTCAACGGCAATGATTGCCACCAAAGCCGCCAGAATGCGTTCGATCGTTATCCCGGCGCACGAGTATCGCAACGATGCGCGCTGGGCATTGGCCGACCATAAGCTCGAAACGCTGGAACAGCTGACACCTGAGCACCTGGCGTAATCTTCACGGCATCGGTCTGCTCCCGGTGCCGTTACTCATCCCCTTTAAGCCCCCATCAGCGCTTGGTTTCAAAATAGCGCATTGCGTCATAAAATAAATAAAACGTTATTTCATTTATATTGAGTTAGCCTGCCGCTCTCTCTATGCTAGGGCAATAAGAAAGCACCGGGCGATCGGCACAGGCTGTCACTGCCACGCAACCTGATCCTGTCGTCCGGAGCTTTCTTCCTCCATCAGCCTTACCAGATAAAAAACGCATCCCCCTTTAACACTGACCAAACAAGCCGTTGTAAAACCGTATAAAATAAACAATTGGTTACAGGGTAACTGCTTCCACTACTGGGAATTTTCCCATATACTGGATAAATTAACAGTTTATCAGCCGGAATTGCAGTATGACCGCGGAAGGACATCTTATTTTCTCTGTCGCTTGCGCGATTTTCGCCAAGAAGGCTGAGGTGACACCATCGCTTGCTACCGGCGACTGGTGGCATATTATCCCCGCCGCTCTGCTGACTTCGTTGCTGCCTGATATCGATCACCCCAAATCGGTGTTAGGCCAGCGCCTGCGCTGGATCGCCATTCCTATTTCACGCGCCTTCGGCCATCGCGGTTTTACTCATAGCCTGCTGGCGATCGCCGGCGGCATGGCACTGTTCCAGCTTGACGTGCCACGCAGTTGGCCGATCCCGCCGGATGTCCTGCATGCGATGATTATCGGTTACTTCAGCCACCTGTTGGCAGATATGCTCACCCCCGCCGGCGTGCCCTTGCTTTGGCCCTGTCGCTGGCGTTTTCGCCTGCCGCTGCTAAATTCTCAGAAAGGCAACCAACTCGAGCGCGCTCTGTGCCTGTGTCTGGTGGCTTTTGCGATCTACTGGCAAGGCGGTTGCACCCTTCCGGTGCAGTCCTATTTTGAACAAATAAAAAATATCAGACTGTGATCACAAAAAAACGGCCATTTAATATTCGCAAAGACTATTAATTAAACAAATCAGTCAACAAAGTTATATCAAATTCCATTTGGATATAAGTGAGCCGTTACGCAAACTGTTACGATATTTAGTATCGCTACGCCTTGGTGCATAGCCATTTTTATATAAGAAAAAATAATTGGAGACATTGGGGATGAATCTTCCGCTGGTTATTAACGTGGTGATTTTTGTCGCCCTCCTTTTGCTGTTGGCGCAAAGCCGTCATAAGCAATGGAGCCTGGCGAAAAAAGTACTGGTCGGCCTGGTCATGGGCGTGGTGTTCGGTCTGGCGCTGCAACTGGTGTACGGCTCGGACAACCCGGTACTGAAAGAATCCATCAGCTGGTTCAACATTGTCGGTAACGGCTATGTGCAACTGCTGCAAATGATTGTGATGCCGCTGGTGTTCGCCTCAATTCTGAGCGCGGTCGCCAAGCTGCACAACGCCTCTTCTCTGGGGAAAATCAGCTTCCTGACGATTGGCACCCTGCTGTTCACCACGCTGATTTCGGCACTGGTGGGCGTGCTGGTGACCAACCTGTTTGGTCTGACCGCCGAGGGCCTGGTGCAAGGGGCGCAAGAAAGCGCGCGTCTGTCAGCGATCCAAAGCAACTACGTCGGTAAACTGGCCGACCTGACCGTACCGCAGATGGTGCTGTCCTTCATTCCTAAAAACCCGTTTGCCGATCTAACCGGGGCCAGCCCAACCTCAATCATCAGCGTGGTGATCTTCGCGACCTTCCTCGGCGTGGCGTCGCTGCAGTTGCTGAAAGACGACAAGCCTAAAGGCGAACGCGTGCTGGTGGCGATCGATACCCTGCAGGCCTGGGTAATGAAGCTGGTGCGTCTGGTGATGAAACTGACTCCGTACGGCGTACTGGCACTGATGACCAAAGTGGTCGCAGGCTCTAACGTCCACGACATCATCAAACTGGGTAGCTTCGTCGTCGCCTCCTATCTGGGTCTGGCGATCATGTTTGCGGTGCACGCCGCCCTGCTGGCCTTCACCGGCGTTAACCCGTTGAAGTTCTTCCGCAAAGTATGGCCGGTGATCACTTTCGCCTTTACCAGCCGCTCCAGCGCCGCCAGCATTCCACTGAACGTGGAAGCGCAGACCCGTCGTTTGGGCGTACCTGAATCCATCGCCAGCTTCTCGGCCTCGTTTGGTGCCACTATCGGCCAGAACGGCTGTGCCGGTCTGTACCCGGCCATGCTGGCGGTAATGGTAGCCCCAACCGTCGGTATTAATCCGCTGGACCCGGTGTGGATCGCCACCCTGGTCGGTATCGTCACCATCAGCTCCGCCGGCGTTGCCGGTGTCGGTGGCGGTGCGACTTTCGCCGCGCTGATCGTGCTGCCGGCGATGGGCCTGCCAGTTACGCTGGTTGCGCTGCTGATCTCGGTTGAACCGCTGATCGACATGGGCCGTACCGCACTGAACGTCAACGGCTCTATGGCTGCCGGTACCATCACCAGTCAGTTGATGAAGCAAACCGACAAGTCCATTATGGACAGCGAAGACGAAGTGGAACTGGCTCACCAGTAAATTTCGTCGGCATTAAAAAAACCGGGGCTGAAGCAGGCCCCGGTTTTTTTACGTCTGAAAAACCGCTAAATCTAAAATAAAAAAAAGCGCTGCCCATAACTGGCAACGCCATGAATTATTCGAACCCACGGGATCAGAATGGATAGTGGTGATAACCCATTTGCTCGGAAATGTTGCGGGCGGCGGTATGCAGACGTTTGACGTAATCGGCTTTGGCATCTTCCGAGTAACGAATGGACGGGAACGAGATACTCAGACCGGCGGTTACCACGCCAAAACGGTCAAACACCGGCACCGCAATGCAGCGCAACCCTTCTTCCTGCTCTTCGATGTCTTCACCCACCCCCTGCTCACGCACCTGCTCCAGTTGCGACATCAAGGCCGCGGCATCGGTCAGGGTGTTCGGGGTGCTGCGGGTAAACTCAATTTTTGACAGGATTTGCGCCACTTCAGCCCGGTCGCGCCAGGCTAACAGCACTTTACCGATCGCCGTACTGTGCAGCGGGTTGCGACGACCAATACGCGAATACATACGCAGGTTATACATGGCATCGATTTTATGGATATAGACAATACTGTCCTCATCCAGCGCCCCGAGGTGAATAGCTTCGCGGGTGTGGCTCGACAGTTCACGCATCTGGATATCGGCGCTGCGGATCAGATCGACGCTTTGCAGCGACTTGGCCCCCAGTTCAAACAGCTTGAGCGTGAGCGCGTATTTTTCCGACTCACCCTCCTGCGAAACATAGCCCAATGACTTCATGGTCTGCAGAAAACGGTAGACGGTGCTCTTGGACATCATCACCCGCTGGGAAAGCTCGGTTATGCCAATTTCACGTTCTTCGCCCAGCGCCTGCAAGATACCGAATACCTTCAGCACGGATGAAACCGCATCCGGTTGTTTATCTGAATCTGCGTTAACCATAGTCAATATCCTACCCGGCATTTTCTGTTTTAAGAAATTTGAACAAGGGTTTCAGTATACGCGGTACCCCAGAGACCACGCAATCTGCCCCGGGGACAAATGCCAGAGGGGCTTGGGCACTCTGCAGTGATAGGTTATTACAATTGCGCAGGAAACTGCGGGTGCAATCACAGACGAATATGATTAGCATGGTAATACTCCCCCGGATTAATACCTTCGAGAGCAACATGCGTTCTTGTACTGATGGCCTCCCCGTCCCACAACGCTACGGGGCTATCCTCGCCATTGCCCTGGGCATCACCGTTTCGGTGCTCGATGGCGCGATTGCCAACGTGGCACTGCCGACCATCGCGCGCGATCTGAATGCCAGCCCGGCCAGTTCCATCTGGGTGGTTAACGCCTATCAGTTGGCGATCACCATTTCACTACTGTCGTTGGCCTCGCTCGGCGACCTGATTGGCTATCGTCGCATCTATCAGGCAGGCCTGCTGGTGTTCAGCATTACTTCGCTGTTCTGCGCCCTGTCAGACTCGCTGACGACGCTGACCATTGCCCGCGTGCTGCAGGGCTTTGGCGCCGCCGCCATCATGAGCGTCAACACCGCGTTGATCCGCATTATCTATCCGCAGCGGTTTCTCGGGCGCGGTATGGGCATCAACTCGCTGATTGTCGCCTTCTCCTCGGCCGCCGGGCCTACGGTGGCGGCGGCGATCCTTTCGGTGGCCTCCTGGCAATGGCTGTTCGCGATTAACCTGCCGATTGGTATCGTGGCGTTACTGCTGGGGATGAAGTACCTGCCCGGCAATAGCCAAAAAAGTACTAATCAGCGCTTTGATCCGACCAGTGCGGTGATGAATGCCCTGACCTTCGGGCTGCTGATCACCGCCATCAGCGGCTTTGCCCAGGGCCAGAGCCTGACGGTGATATTCAGCGAAATCGCCGCGCTGCTGGTGATTGGCTTCTTCTTTGTTCGCCGACAGCTGCGTCAGGAGTTCCCACTGCTGCCGGTCGACCTGCTGCGCATCCCGATTTTCGCCCTGTCGATGGGCACCTCGGTCTGTTCGTTCACCGCGCAGATGCTGGCGATGGTCTCATTGCCGTTCTTCCTGCAAAGCACGCTGGGACGTGATGAGGTCGCCACCGGGTTGCTGCTGACGCCATGGCCTTTGGCGATAATCGTCATGGCACCGCTTGCAGGACGACTGGTGGAGCGCATTCATGCCGGATTGTTAGGCTGTATCGGTCTGGCGGTGTTTGCACTGGGCCTGTTTTTGTTGGCGCTGCTGCCGCAAAACCCTTCAGACCTGGATATCATCTGGCGTATGGTGCTGTGCGGTGCCGGTTTTGGGCTGTTTCAGTCACCGAATAACCACACTATTATTTCCGCCGCCCCGCGCAACCGCAGCGGAGGTGCCAGCGGCATGCTGGGCACCGCCCGGCTGTTGGGACAGACCTCGGGAGCCGCGCTGGTGGCGTTAATGTTCAACCTGTTCCCCACCTCCGGCACTCATGCCTCATTGATTCTGGCCGGTACCTTCGCCACACTGGCGGCAGCGGTCAGCAGCCTGCGCATTACCCAACCCTGCTCACAACCGGCAGAAAGCAGCCGGCCGGTCAAATAACGGACATAAAAAAACCCCGGCGAGCCGGGGTTTTTTACTTTCTGAAGGTTACTTCAGGTACTGACCTGAACGCAGCGCTTCGATACGTTTATCGAGCGGCGGGTGCGACATGAACAGTTCGCTGAACGACTTGGATTTGCCGTTGATGCAGAACGCCATCATGTTGCCCGCTTCCTGCGGTTCATAACTGGTTTTCAGCCGTTGCAGCGCCGCGATCATTTTCTCGCGGCCCACCAGTTTGGCGGAACCTGCGTCGGCGTAGAACTCACGGTGACGCGAGAACCACATGGTGATAATGCTGGCCAGGAGGCCGAATACCAGCTCCAGAACCATCGACACGCCGAAGTAGATCATCGGGTTGCCGTTGCCTTCCCCTTCGCCGTCACGGTTGCCCAGGAAGCCGGCGGCGGCCTGTGCGATCAGTCGTGAGATGAAGATCACGAAGGTGTTCACGATGCCCTGGATCAGCGTCATGGTGACCATGTCGCCATTGGCAACGTGGCTGATTTCGTGGGCAATAACCGCTTCCGCTTCATCGCGGCTCATGCTTTGCAGCAGGCCGGTGCTGACGGCGACCAGTGACGCATTACGGCGCGCACCGGTGGCGAAGGCGTTAATGTCCGGTGCGTGATAAATAGCCACCTGCGGCATGGCAATGCCTGCCTGCTGCGACTGACGGCGTACCGTTTCCAGCAGCCAGTTTTCGGTCTCGTTACGCGGTTGTTCAATCACTTCCCCGCCGACGGAGCGCAGCGCCATCCATTTGGACATCAGCAGTGAAACAAACGAGCCGCCGAAGCCGAACAGACCGGCCATGATCATCAGGCCCTGAACGCTACTGGATTGGATTCCTGTCAGGCTGAGCACCAGCCCGAAAACCAACATCACCGCCAGGTTGGTGAGCAGGAACAGAGCTATACGCATCATAAAATGTTTACTTCCTCATAAATGTTAACAAAACGCTGCCTCGGATACCCTAGATGGTATGGGCATTCGTCACAGTTTCAAGAGTTGCTCGCCATTAACCTACTAAAAATACGAAACTTTACAAAAACGGCGCTCAAGCAATACTTTTCAAATTGTAAACGATTGTTGCGCAAAACGGTGGGAATTTTTTTGCGTAAAAATGACGGTGTGGGTTATTCAATACCGCCAGGAGCGCCCATTAAAAAACGCACCCGAAGGTGCGCTTTTCATTTACTGAGACTCTACTGAGACTCGGCTGCGTTATTTCGCCGCCGCCGGCTGCGCCTGATCAAGGTGCGCCAGATCCAGTGCGATGTGCACGGTTTCATCCAGATATGGGTCAGGTTCCTGGTAATCCTTCGGCAAATCTTCCAGGGCCTTCAGCGGCTTTTTACCGGCGCGCTGCAGGCGATCATTAACACGTTGCAGACGGGTAGCGTCATCATCGTGGTTCTCTTTCTCGCGCTGAACCAGGTTGAGAGAGACGATGTTACGCTTGTCCTTCAGCGCCTTGTAATGAGCGATATCCTGCGCGATGTACTGGAACTCGGGATCCTTGGCGATACGCTGCTCATGATCCTTCAGCAG is part of the Serratia quinivorans genome and encodes:
- the htpX gene encoding Protease HtpX, with the protein product MMRIALFLLTNLAVMLVFGLVLSLTGIQSSSVQGLMIMAGLFGFGGSFVSLLMSKWMALRSVGGEVIEQPRNETENWLLETVRRQSQQAGIAMPQVAIYHAPDINAFATGARRNASLVAVSTGLLQSMSRDEAEAVIAHEISHVANGDMVTMTLIQGIVNTFVIFISRLIAQAAAGFLGNRDGEGEGNGNPMIYFGVSMVLELVFGLLASIITMWFSRHREFYADAGSAKLVGREKMIAALQRLKTSYEPQEAGNMMAFCINGKSKSFSELFMSHPPLDKRIEALRSGQYLK
- the tcyP gene encoding Transporter of cystine tcyP; protein product: MNLPLVINVVIFVALLLLLAQSRHKQWSLAKKVLVGLVMGVVFGLALQLVYGSDNPVLKESISWFNIVGNGYVQLLQMIVMPLVFASILSAVAKLHNASSLGKISFLTIGTLLFTTLISALVGVLVTNLFGLTAEGLVQGAQESARLSAIQSNYVGKLADLTVPQMVLSFIPKNPFADLTGASPTSIISVVIFATFLGVASLQLLKDDKPKGERVLVAIDTLQAWVMKLVRLVMKLTPYGVLALMTKVVAGSNVHDIIKLGSFVVASYLGLAIMFAVHAALLAFTGVNPLKFFRKVWPVITFAFTSRSSAASIPLNVEAQTRRLGVPESIASFSASFGATIGQNGCAGLYPAMLAVMVAPTVGINPLDPVWIATLVGIVTISSAGVAGVGGGATFAALIVLPAMGLPVTLVALLISVEPLIDMGRTALNVNGSMAAGTITSQLMKQTDKSIMDSEDEVELAHQ
- the kdgR_2 gene encoding Pectin degradation repressor protein kdgR, whose translation is MVNADSDKQPDAVSSVLKVFGILQALGEEREIGITELSQRVMMSKSTVYRFLQTMKSLGYVSQEGESEKYALTLKLFELGAKSLQSVDLIRSADIQMRELSSHTREAIHLGALDEDSIVYIHKIDAMYNLRMYSRIGRRNPLHSTAIGKVLLAWRDRAEVAQILSKIEFTRSTPNTLTDAAALMSQLEQVREQGVGEDIEEQEEGLRCIAVPVFDRFGVVTAGLSISFPSIRYSEDAKADYVKRLHTAARNISEQMGYHHYPF
- the yniC gene encoding Phosphatase YniC; the protein is MAYSQRIETAIFDMDGLLIDSEPLWLQAELDIFGALGLDLSDRHKLPDTLGLRIDLVVKMWYQAMPWQGVSQEEVSARIIERAIELVREKQPLLPGVQQALELCRSLDLNIGLASASPLHMQQQVLQMFDLEGYFDQLVSAEYLPYSKPHPEVYLIAAERLGSDPLRCITLEDSFNGNDCHQSRQNAFDRYPGARVSQRCALGIGRP
- the stp_6 gene encoding Spectinomycin tetracycline efflux pump, which codes for MRSCTDGLPVPQRYGAILAIALGITVSVLDGAIANVALPTIARDLNASPASSIWVVNAYQLAITISLLSLASLGDLIGYRRIYQAGLLVFSITSLFCALSDSLTTLTIARVLQGFGAAAIMSVNTALIRIIYPQRFLGRGMGINSLIVAFSSAAGPTVAAAILSVASWQWLFAINLPIGIVALLLGMKYLPGNSQKSTNQRFDPTSAVMNALTFGLLITAISGFAQGQSLTVIFSEIAALLVIGFFFVRRQLRQEFPLLPVDLLRIPIFALSMGTSVCSFTAQMLAMVSLPFFLQSTLGRDEVATGLLLTPWPLAIIVMAPLAGRLVERIHAGLLGCIGLAVFALGLFLLALLPQNPSDLDIIWRMVLCGAGFGLFQSPNNHTIISAAPRNRSGGASGMLGTARLLGQTSGAALVALMFNLFPTSGTHASLILAGTFATLAAAVSSLRITQPCSQPAESSRPVK
- the ydjM gene encoding Inner membrane protein ydjM; translation: MTAEGHLIFSVACAIFAKKAEVTPSLATGDWWHIIPAALLTSLLPDIDHPKSVLGQRLRWIAIPISRAFGHRGFTHSLLAIAGGMALFQLDVPRSWPIPPDVLHAMIIGYFSHLLADMLTPAGVPLLWPCRWRFRLPLLNSQKGNQLERALCLCLVAFAIYWQGGCTLPVQSYFEQIKNIRL
- a CDS encoding Uncharacterized conserved protein — protein: MIRLIILLLGAQALHGQRRLLMLFGWLWICVGVLMLFDVLQDGRSVLALDALAVMLALEGLVAISAALVIGSAASRPVLLKGLSFLFMAFLILDVPADDNIVATLVFGSALLLDGAVRIASSTVIQHSRWKPVALAGSGEILLSLMIFVGWPVPHRMTVPFCLGVMILLSGWALLRIARRLESFSLNQNQDQPEPQWTHDITPAQRVRLDANRFSKGRAPTLHRRPLHRCGRRRR